The following are encoded together in the Tripterygium wilfordii isolate XIE 37 chromosome 18, ASM1340144v1, whole genome shotgun sequence genome:
- the LOC119984507 gene encoding transportin-1-like isoform X2 has translation MCLELAMEVIFWHLLCAFGRWNSIPLLGDSANTAGADQISLRNFMSPLIAKWQQISNSDKNLFPSFLCSVVQLYIHRTG, from the exons ATGTGCCTAGAGTTAGCTATGGAAGTTATCTTTTGGCACCTTCTGTGTGCATTTGGGAG ATGGAATAGTATACCACTCTTGGGGGACTCAGCGAATACTGCTGGAGCAGACCAAATCAG CCTACGCAACTTTATGTCTCCATTAATTGCGAAGTGGCAGcaaatctcaaattcagacAAGAATCTCTTTCCGTCTTTCCTCTGTTCGGTTGTACAACTTTACATCCACAGAACTG GGTGA
- the LOC119984806 gene encoding glutamate dehydrogenase 2-like: MNALAATNRNFRHAARILGLDSKLERSLLIPFREIKVECTIPKDDGSLVSYVGFRVQHDNARGPMKGGIRYHPEVDPDEVNALAQLMTWKTAVVDIPYGGAKGGIGCSPRDLTKSELERLTRVFTQKIHDLIGSHADVPAPDMGTNAQTMAWILDEYSKFHGHSPAVVTGKPIDLGGSLGRDAATGRGVVFATEALLAEYGKSIKGLTFAIQGFGNVGSWASRLIHERGGKVIAVSDITGAVRNLNGIDIPELLKHKEETGSLANFNGADHLDPNELLIHECDVLIPCALGGVLNRENAADVKAKFIIEAANHPTDPEADEILSKKGVIILPDIYANAGGVTVSYFEWVQNIQGFMWDEDKVNSELHRYMTRAFHKIKSMCHSHNCNLRMGAFTLGVDRVARATMLRGWEA; encoded by the exons ATGAACGCTCTTGCAGCTACAAACCGCAATTTTCGTCATGCTGCGCGAATTCTTGGGTTGGACTCTAAGCTTGAAAGGAGTCTCTTGATTCCTTTCAGAGAGATCAAG GTGGAGTGCACGATTCCCAAGGACGACGGGAGCTTGGTGTCTTACGTTGGATTCAGAGTACAGCACGATAATGCACGCGGGCCAATGAAAGGTGGAATCAGATACCATCCTGAG GTTGACCCGGATGAAGTAAATGCCCTGGCTCAACTAATGACATGGAAGACTGCTGTAGTGGACATTCCATATGGTGGAGCAAAGGGTGGAATCGGATGCTCCCCAAGGGATCTAACTAAGAGTGAGTTGGAACGTCTCACCCGTGTCTTCACTCAGAAGATCCACGACCTCATTGGCTCTCATGCAGATGTTCCAGCACCAGATATGGGTACTAATGCGCAG ACTATGGCATGGATTCTGGATGAGTACTCAAAATTTCATGGTCATTCCCCAGCTGTTGTGACGGGAAAGCCAATA GATCTTGGAGGGTCACTAGGTAGGGATGCTGCAACTGGGCGTGGTGTTGTTTTTGCTACTGAAGCTTTACTTGCTGAATATGGGAAGTCAATTAAGGGTTTGACTTTCGCAATTCAG GGCTTTGGAAATGTGGGGTCCTGGGCTTCAAGGCTTATACATGAAAGAGGTGGTAAGGTTATCGCCGTCAGTGACATCACTGGGGCAGTTAGGAACCTAAATGGAATTGATATACCAGAGCTGCTGAAGCATAAAGAGGAGACTGGCAGCCTGGCCAATTTTAATGGTGCGGATCACTTGGATCCTAATGAACTGCTGATACATGAATGTGATGTCCTCATCCCGTGCGCATTAGGTGGTGTTTTGAACAG GGAAAATGCTGCTGATGTGAAAGCCAAATTCATCATAGAGGCTGCTAACCATCCTACTGATCCAGAAGCTGATGAA ATTCTATCTAAGAAAGGAGTCATTATTCTTCCTGATATATACGCAAATGCTGGTGGTGTAACTGTCAGTTATTTTGAGTGGGTTCAG AATATTCAAGGTTTTATGTGGGATGAAGACAAGGTGAATAGTGAGCTTCATAGGTACATGACTCGAGCTTTTCATAAAATAAAGAGCATGTGCCACTCTCACAACTGCAACCTTCGGATGGGTGCCTTCACGCTTGGGGTTGACCGAGTTGCACGTGCGACAATGCTAAGAGGATGGGAAGCATGA
- the LOC119984507 gene encoding transportin-1-like isoform X1 codes for MCLELAMEVIFWHLLCAFGRWNSIPLLGDSANTAGADQISLRNFMSPLIAKWQQISNSDKNLFPSFLCSVVQLYIHRTGRLILFLQGDKGHSYICSSGLAEAMG; via the exons ATGTGCCTAGAGTTAGCTATGGAAGTTATCTTTTGGCACCTTCTGTGTGCATTTGGGAG ATGGAATAGTATACCACTCTTGGGGGACTCAGCGAATACTGCTGGAGCAGACCAAATCAG CCTACGCAACTTTATGTCTCCATTAATTGCGAAGTGGCAGcaaatctcaaattcagacAAGAATCTCTTTCCGTCTTTCCTCTGTTCGGTTGTACAACTTTACATCCACAGAACTG GCAGGTTGATTCTGTTTCTTCAGGGTGATAAAGGGCACTCTTACATCTGCTCTTCTGGACTTGCTGAGGCAATGGGATAG
- the LOC119984507 gene encoding transportin-1-like isoform X3: MCLELAMEVIFWHLLCAFGRWNSIPLLGDSANTAGADQISLRNFMSPLIAKWQQISNSDKNLFPSFLCSVVQLYIHRTG, from the exons ATGTGCCTAGAGTTAGCTATGGAAGTTATCTTTTGGCACCTTCTGTGTGCATTTGGGAG ATGGAATAGTATACCACTCTTGGGGGACTCAGCGAATACTGCTGGAGCAGACCAAATCAG CCTACGCAACTTTATGTCTCCATTAATTGCGAAGTGGCAGcaaatctcaaattcagacAAGAATCTCTTTCCGTCTTTCCTCTGTTCGGTTGTACAACTTTACATCCACAGAACTG GTTGA
- the LOC119984816 gene encoding uncharacterized protein LOC119984816, whose amino-acid sequence MASFSKAVAFRSQSPPSSPPPIHQDGTEAERRLQEAEERLREAIEELQRRQRRAASGDYPTCDHDDSCVAHAIGNLCQSFLLSYGVRVGIGILLRAFKLVRGQSYSSLLDLKQLVSERDLIVREEACRIGLLFGGFTGSYHAIRCLLRKLRRKETPINAFLAGSVAGLSVLALDDSNRRRTLALYLLARVAQCAYNSAKSKNKFHLWGSHWRHGDSLLFALACAQVMYAFVMRPESLPKSYQDFIQKTGPVAKPVYKAVRESCRGGPVDLASLSAYLSSRRKFNNVMLEEFPSIIPCSVIHPDINSCVAHNANAASNTFRKTFPLYFSLTFVPFVVLRLQKFMDAPLRTCFLAVRGAVRSTAFLSAFVGIFQAVICLHRRVASKDHKLVYWIAGGISALSVLLEKKPRRGELALYVLPRAGESLWYILVNRHLLPDIKNSEVALFCACMGGIMYYLEHEPDTMAPLLRGLIRRFLASRISNPSPPSNRSASYTYLQSLGVMKKPKLQERQPAETSASEKYNLESIPGL is encoded by the exons ATGGCTTCGTTTTCCAAAGCAGTCGCTTTCCGTTCTCAGTCTCCGCCGTCATCTCCGCCGCCAATTCATCAGGACGGCACGGAGGCAGAGCGACGGTTACAGGAGGCTGAAGAGAGGCTGCGCGAAGCCATAGAGGAGCTCCAGCGCCGCCAGCGTAGGGCAGCGAGTGGAGACTACCCGACCTGTGATCACGACGATTCATGCGTTGCCCACGCCATCGGTAACCTCTGCCAGAGCTTCCTTCTCTCGTACGGCGTCAGAGTCGGCATAGGAATTCTTCTCCGCGCCTTCAAGCTTGTCCGCGGACAGTCCTACTCTTCCCTTCTAGATCTCAAG CAACTTGTCTCGGAGAGGGATCTCATTGTCAGAGAAGAAGCATGTCGTATAGGTTTGCTTTTTGGTGGATTTACTGGATCTTATCATGCAATTCGATGTTTGTTGAGAAAGTTGAGAAGGAAAGAGACTCCAATTAATGC ATTTTTAGCAGGTTCAGTGGCTGGGTTATCTGTTTTAGCATTAGATGATTCAAACCGTAGACGTACGCTTGCCCTGTATCTTTTGGCTAGGGTAGCGCAg TGTGCTTACAATTCTGCAAAGTCGAAGAACAAATTTCACCTTTGGGGAAGCCATTGGAGACATGGAGAttctttgctctttgctttggCATGTGCCCAG GTAATGTATGCCTTTGTCATGCGTCCTGAAAGCCTGCCGAAATCATATCAAGACTTCATTCAGAAGACTGGGCCAGTTGCGAAGCCCGTATACAAGGCTGTAAGGGAAAGCTGTAGAGGTGGCCCTGTAGATTTGGCCTCGCTCTCTGCATACTTATCTAGCAGAAGGAAATTCAACAATGTGATGCTGGAAGAGTTCCCCTCAATCATTCCCTGTTCTGTCATTCATCCTGACATCAATTCATGTGTGGCTCACAATGCTAACGCAGCTTCAAATACATTCAGAAAAACATTTCCGCTCTATTTCTCATTGACTTTTGTTCCATTTGTTGTTCTGCGTCTTCAGAAG TTCATGGATGCCCCTCTCCGCACCTGTTTTCTTGCTGTGAGAGGTGCTGTCCGGTCAACTGCTTTCTTGTCAGCATTTGTTGGAATTTTCCAG GCTGTAATATGCTTGCATAGACGAGTTGCTTCAAAAGACCACAAGCTTGTATATTGGATTGCCGGAGGAATTTCTGCCCTTTCTGTGCTACTGGAGAAAAAACCTAGACGTGGTGAACTAGCTCTATATGTTCTTCCACGAGCAGGAGAATCTTTGTGGTATATATTAGTGAACCGCCACCTGCTCCCAGATATTAAGAATTCTGAG GTCGCCTTATTTTGTGCATGCATGGGAGGTATAATGTACTACTTGGAACATGAACCTGACACAATGGCCCCACTTCTCAGGGGCCTAATTCGTCGTTTCCTCGCTAGCAGGATAAGTAATCCAAGTCCACCATCTAATCGTAGTGCTTCCTATACGTATTTGCAGTCCCTTGGTGTCATGAAGAAGCCAAAATTGCAAGAGCGCCAACCTGCCGAAACTTCAGCATCTGAGAAGTACAATTTAGAATCCATACCAGGGCTCTAG